Proteins from a genomic interval of Corynebacterium freiburgense:
- a CDS encoding 3-carboxyethylcatechol 2,3-dioxygenase: MIKLLAMSHSPLLHINDPGADILQELEIAFDRVRSVVRAFDPDLVVTFSPDHYNGFFYDLMPPYCVGYEALGVGDYDSQAGPLDVPTALSEQLAQFVLDRGIDMAISRRMELDHGAVQPMEILYGDIAAKPVIPIYVNGLARPFVPMERVRQMGQTVGEFLRHLQADGKKVLIIASGGLSHDPPVPQWVTATDEQKKLLLNGRHPTEEARQARQERVITTAQAFARGEAPIQELNPEWDRKFMEDCASNEPERFDAYTADQMDIDAGHSSHEVRSWVAAFSALHAATDGFDVSYEYYRPIKEFIAGFGIMLAEERR, from the coding sequence ATGATTAAATTGCTCGCTATGTCTCATAGCCCGCTTCTACATATTAATGATCCAGGAGCAGATATTCTCCAGGAATTAGAAATCGCATTTGATCGGGTTCGTTCCGTAGTGCGCGCTTTTGATCCTGATCTAGTGGTCACTTTTTCGCCCGATCACTATAACGGGTTCTTTTACGATCTTATGCCACCTTATTGCGTGGGGTATGAGGCACTTGGTGTTGGGGATTATGATTCACAAGCAGGTCCGCTCGATGTACCTACTGCGCTTAGTGAGCAGCTTGCTCAATTTGTGTTGGATCGCGGTATTGATATGGCGATTTCACGCCGTATGGAATTGGACCATGGTGCTGTACAGCCGATGGAAATATTGTATGGTGACATCGCGGCCAAACCAGTCATTCCTATCTATGTAAATGGGTTAGCTCGTCCGTTTGTGCCAATGGAACGTGTGCGTCAAATGGGACAAACAGTCGGGGAGTTTTTGCGTCATCTTCAGGCAGATGGAAAAAAGGTACTTATTATTGCGTCTGGAGGTTTAAGCCACGATCCGCCTGTGCCGCAGTGGGTAACTGCGACAGATGAGCAAAAGAAACTGCTATTGAACGGTCGGCATCCTACCGAAGAAGCGAGGCAAGCCCGGCAAGAACGGGTGATTACCACTGCCCAAGCATTTGCTCGAGGTGAAGCTCCCATTCAGGAATTGAACCCAGAATGGGATCGAAAGTTTATGGAGGATTGTGCTTCCAATGAGCCGGAACGATTTGATGCGTATACAGCAGACCAAATGGATATCGACGCCGGGCATTCATCTCATGAAGTCCGAAGCTGGGTAGCGGCATTTTCGGCTTTACATGCGGCAACTGATGGCTTTGATGTGAGCTATGAATACTACCGGCCCATTAAGGAGTTTATTGCCGGTTTTGGCATTATGCTTGCCGAGGAGCGTCGATGA
- a CDS encoding alpha/beta fold hydrolase, translating to MEYTSVWDDLAEVEFSQGYIEAGGYRTRYLHAGSPEKPTLFLLHGITGHAEAYVRNLQAHSKHFNVYAIDFIGHGYSSKPDHPLEIKHYIAQVLAVMDHLGVEKASFSGESLGGWTTARLAQLHPERVERIVLNTMGGTMANPQVMERLYTLSMAAAEDPSWERVQARLEWLMADPSMVTPDLIRTRQRIFEQPDWKRACEMNMALQNMEIRKRNMLSDQDLQEIQAPALVLWTTKDPSGPVDEGRRISELIPNAKLAVMENCGHWPQYEDADTFNKIQLEFLLGETND from the coding sequence ATGGAATATACGAGCGTTTGGGATGACCTTGCAGAAGTGGAATTTAGCCAAGGTTATATTGAAGCTGGAGGTTATCGCACCCGGTATTTACATGCCGGTTCACCAGAGAAACCAACATTATTTTTGCTTCATGGGATAACCGGCCATGCGGAAGCGTATGTAAGAAATTTGCAAGCGCATTCGAAGCATTTTAATGTCTATGCAATAGATTTTATTGGTCATGGGTACAGCTCAAAACCAGATCACCCACTTGAAATTAAGCACTATATTGCGCAAGTTCTTGCGGTAATGGATCATTTAGGTGTAGAAAAGGCTTCTTTTTCTGGAGAGTCCTTAGGCGGTTGGACAACTGCACGCTTAGCCCAATTGCATCCCGAGCGTGTAGAACGCATTGTGTTGAACACAATGGGTGGAACAATGGCAAATCCACAGGTGATGGAGCGCCTATACACATTGTCAATGGCTGCTGCAGAAGATCCCAGTTGGGAACGGGTTCAGGCGAGGCTCGAGTGGTTAATGGCGGATCCAAGCATGGTTACTCCAGATTTAATTCGAACTCGACAGCGAATTTTCGAGCAACCTGATTGGAAGCGTGCTTGTGAAATGAATATGGCGCTGCAAAACATGGAAATTCGGAAACGAAACATGCTCTCCGATCAAGACCTACAAGAAATTCAAGCACCAGCACTCGTGTTATGGACCACGAAGGATCCTTCAGGCCCGGTGGATGAAGGACGGCGCATTTCAGAACTAATTCCTAATGCCAAACTAGCGGTCATGGAAAATTGCGGACACTGGCCGCAGTACGAAGACGCGGACACCTTTAACAAGATTCAGCTCGAATTCCTCCTGGGAGAAACCAATGATTAA
- a CDS encoding S9 family peptidase, which yields MTDSVTPPTAQKIPHTRIHHGREFIDNYEWMRDKESAETIAYLEAENAYTEAQTSKLKTLQENIFQEIKSRIKETDMSVPSRSGDWWYFGRTEEGKSYGITCRVPAHDWNPPHITESALPEEQIILDANELAEGHEYFSLGAGSVTVSGRYLAYSTDTEGNERYTLRIKDLESGELFPDEIPGIAAGAVWAGDDYVFYQKVDASWRPDSVWRHKVGTPVSEDERVFYEPDERFWVGVDSTRSEKYLLIEVGSKITSEIWVLELANPTGEFRCLVPRKEGVEYGVDHAIVNDEDRWLVIHNASGPNFELAECGIDELHSFESLNVLVPHRDNVRIEGVDTFATHIAFGYRSGGIGRLAIMKLDPGYTEFKELEFPEELYSVGTGSNPEWKAPKLRFSYTSFLTPSCLYDLDIQTGEKTLLKQQEVLGGYDPNEYTARREWVTARDGVQVPVSIICRKDLDISKPQPTLLYGYGSYETPIDPAFSTARLSMLDRGMIFAIAHVRGGGEMGRIWYDTGKILTKKNTFTDFIDVADHLIAHNITDPTKLVANGGSAGGLLMGAVANMAGDRFQAIAAIVPFVDPLTSILMPELPLTVVEWEEWGNPLADEKVYDYMASYAPYENIEAKRYPNILAVTSINDTRVLYVEPAKWIAALRATATSGEFLLKTEMAAGHGGVSGRYDKWRQTAFEYAWMINQVTGKTD from the coding sequence ATGACTGATTCCGTAACGCCACCCACGGCACAAAAAATTCCCCATACCCGTATCCACCATGGGCGGGAATTCATCGACAACTATGAGTGGATGCGGGATAAAGAATCCGCCGAAACAATCGCATACCTTGAGGCAGAAAATGCCTATACCGAAGCACAGACAAGCAAGCTAAAGACACTGCAGGAAAATATTTTCCAGGAAATAAAATCCCGCATTAAAGAAACAGATATGTCTGTGCCATCGCGGAGCGGTGACTGGTGGTACTTTGGGCGCACCGAAGAAGGCAAAAGCTACGGTATAACCTGCCGCGTACCAGCACATGACTGGAACCCGCCGCATATCACCGAAAGTGCATTGCCCGAAGAACAAATCATTCTAGACGCTAATGAACTAGCCGAAGGCCACGAATACTTTTCCCTCGGTGCCGGATCCGTTACGGTTTCCGGGCGTTATCTGGCGTATTCCACTGATACTGAAGGAAACGAGCGCTATACACTCCGGATTAAAGACCTAGAAAGCGGTGAGTTATTTCCCGATGAAATTCCCGGAATTGCCGCCGGGGCAGTATGGGCAGGGGACGATTATGTGTTCTATCAAAAGGTCGATGCATCATGGCGTCCAGATTCAGTATGGCGACATAAAGTAGGCACCCCAGTAAGTGAAGATGAACGAGTATTCTATGAGCCAGATGAGCGTTTTTGGGTGGGGGTGGATTCTACTCGGAGCGAAAAATACTTGCTTATTGAAGTAGGTTCAAAAATCACCAGCGAAATTTGGGTACTGGAATTAGCAAATCCAACAGGTGAATTCCGCTGCCTAGTACCCCGAAAAGAAGGCGTGGAATATGGGGTGGACCATGCCATAGTAAATGACGAGGATCGTTGGCTAGTAATACACAATGCAAGTGGGCCAAATTTTGAGCTCGCTGAATGCGGCATTGATGAATTGCACTCATTTGAATCGCTTAATGTACTCGTACCACATCGCGATAATGTACGTATTGAAGGGGTAGATACATTCGCCACGCATATTGCGTTTGGATATCGCTCCGGTGGTATCGGTCGGCTGGCAATTATGAAACTGGATCCTGGGTATACCGAATTCAAGGAACTCGAATTCCCGGAAGAACTTTACTCGGTAGGTACTGGAAGTAACCCAGAATGGAAAGCGCCTAAACTCCGTTTTTCATATACCAGCTTTCTTACCCCAAGTTGCTTGTATGATCTAGATATTCAAACTGGAGAAAAAACCCTGCTGAAACAGCAAGAAGTGCTTGGTGGATATGATCCTAATGAATACACTGCACGACGTGAATGGGTTACTGCCCGCGACGGAGTGCAAGTCCCAGTATCCATAATTTGCCGCAAAGACCTAGATATTTCCAAACCCCAGCCGACACTCCTATATGGCTATGGATCATACGAAACTCCGATCGATCCGGCATTTTCTACGGCGCGCTTAAGCATGCTTGACCGAGGCATGATCTTTGCAATTGCGCACGTTCGAGGTGGTGGCGAAATGGGGCGTATTTGGTATGACACCGGCAAAATACTCACTAAGAAAAACACCTTTACAGACTTTATCGACGTCGCGGACCACCTCATTGCGCACAACATCACCGACCCAACCAAACTCGTGGCAAATGGCGGGTCAGCAGGTGGACTTCTTATGGGTGCAGTAGCAAATATGGCGGGTGACCGATTCCAAGCAATAGCTGCAATCGTTCCATTTGTAGATCCACTGACCAGTATCCTTATGCCTGAATTGCCGCTTACTGTTGTGGAATGGGAAGAATGGGGCAACCCACTAGCAGACGAAAAGGTCTATGACTATATGGCTTCCTATGCTCCATACGAGAATATCGAAGCCAAACGATACCCAAACATCCTGGCAGTCACTTCAATCAATGACACACGTGTCCTTTATGTTGAGCCAGCCAAATGGATAGCAGCCCTCCGGGCAACCGCCACTAGTGGAGAATTTCTTCTGAAAACTGAAATGGCTGCTGGCCATGGTGGAGTCTCTGGACGATATGACAAATGGCGCCAAACAGCGTTTGAATATGCGTGGATGATTAATCAGGTCACCGGGAAAACCGACTAA
- a CDS encoding FecCD family ABC transporter permease: MTTTTEQVAPSVQEIVTEHRRTVVLRWAIIFGLTLAALVAFIIGTIVGPVDLSVGDVVRGIVDPSALSERDYTVLWKLRLPMSVMAILVGMSLALAGAQMQTILGNPLAEPFTLGISAAAAFGGAAAIVLGWTVLGHPQFNLAATAWAAAMLATTIIVVAAVVRGASAETMILLGIGLVFLFQALLALIQYRATTEALQQIVFWTMGSLTRATWIANGVIGAVLAMAIPLFAVLAWRLTALRLGDARARALGVHVTRLRIIVLIVVSLLAATAVAFCGIIGFVGLVGPHVARMLVGEDQRYFMPASMAAGAFMLSASHAASLVIIPGLAMPIGIITALIGVPFFIVIVMAGRRTLW, translated from the coding sequence ATGACCACGACAACTGAGCAAGTAGCGCCGTCAGTTCAAGAAATTGTTACCGAGCATCGTCGAACTGTTGTTCTTAGATGGGCGATTATTTTCGGTTTAACACTGGCGGCGCTTGTCGCATTTATTATCGGTACGATCGTTGGGCCAGTAGACCTTAGCGTTGGTGATGTAGTACGCGGGATCGTAGACCCCAGCGCACTGAGCGAGCGCGATTACACAGTGCTTTGGAAGCTCAGATTACCAATGTCAGTGATGGCCATCCTGGTGGGAATGTCATTGGCATTAGCCGGTGCCCAAATGCAAACGATCCTTGGAAATCCACTCGCAGAACCATTCACTCTTGGCATTTCTGCAGCCGCAGCTTTTGGCGGTGCGGCGGCAATTGTATTGGGATGGACGGTACTTGGTCACCCGCAATTCAACCTCGCTGCGACTGCTTGGGCTGCGGCAATGCTGGCAACCACGATTATTGTGGTCGCTGCGGTAGTGCGCGGAGCATCCGCAGAAACCATGATTTTATTGGGTATTGGTTTAGTCTTTTTGTTCCAAGCGTTACTGGCATTAATTCAGTATCGTGCTACCACCGAGGCACTCCAACAAATCGTGTTTTGGACAATGGGCTCATTGACTCGTGCAACCTGGATTGCCAATGGTGTTATTGGCGCAGTATTGGCAATGGCGATCCCATTGTTTGCGGTATTGGCCTGGCGGCTTACAGCATTACGGCTTGGCGACGCCCGCGCCCGCGCGCTTGGTGTGCATGTTACGCGCCTACGAATAATTGTTTTGATTGTCGTATCTTTGCTCGCAGCGACAGCAGTGGCGTTTTGCGGGATTATTGGATTCGTTGGATTGGTAGGGCCTCATGTGGCAAGGATGCTCGTGGGAGAAGACCAACGGTACTTTATGCCCGCTTCCATGGCGGCAGGGGCGTTTATGCTTTCTGCATCTCATGCCGCGAGCCTGGTAATTATCCCAGGTTTAGCGATGCCAATTGGGATTATTACTGCACTCATTGGTGTGCCATTTTTTATTGTCATCGTTATGGCTGGCAGGAGGACACTGTGGTAG
- a CDS encoding ABC transporter ATP-binding protein, producing the protein MVAPKPIELVIQGVTARYGRKTVLKDFATERPIQGGHVTGLLGPNASGKSTLIRSLVGKRKDIGYVPQEIPDTAALSALETVLVGARRAGAVHPVEAAASTLTELGVGHVAGRRLRELSGGQRQLVAVAQMLVAEPNIMLLDEPTSALDLHRQLFLLHLLRQRTQQRGAVALVAIHDINLAARMCGELVVMHEGELITQGTPQEVITPDLLREVYRVEAQVLRDGNIPVVTPLSTIGVYD; encoded by the coding sequence GTGGTAGCGCCCAAGCCAATAGAACTGGTTATTCAAGGAGTTACCGCTCGATATGGGCGGAAAACGGTGCTTAAAGATTTTGCCACCGAACGACCAATTCAAGGCGGCCACGTCACTGGACTTTTAGGGCCAAATGCTTCGGGAAAATCCACATTGATTCGATCCCTCGTGGGTAAACGAAAAGACATTGGTTATGTTCCCCAGGAAATCCCAGATACTGCCGCACTTAGTGCATTAGAAACCGTATTGGTTGGCGCACGCCGAGCCGGTGCGGTGCATCCGGTGGAGGCGGCGGCGTCGACACTCACTGAATTAGGTGTGGGGCATGTAGCTGGGCGGAGACTCCGTGAATTGTCCGGAGGACAGCGGCAGTTGGTGGCGGTGGCGCAAATGTTGGTGGCGGAACCAAATATTATGCTGCTTGACGAGCCAACCTCTGCACTAGATCTGCACCGGCAGCTTTTTCTCTTACACCTGCTGCGACAACGGACACAACAACGAGGAGCGGTAGCCTTAGTGGCCATCCACGATATTAATCTTGCCGCACGTATGTGTGGCGAATTGGTAGTGATGCACGAAGGTGAGCTGATTACCCAAGGTACACCGCAAGAGGTTATTACCCCTGACCTATTGCGCGAAGTATATAGGGTGGAAGCGCAAGTGCTGCGTGATGGCAATATTCCTGTGGTAACGCCGCTGAGTACCATCGGAGTGTATGACTGA
- a CDS encoding 2-keto-4-pentenoate hydratase has translation MNRSLEEVAEQLLQAYTTKKAVDPPRNLVPGLDLAGAYKIQQYQEQALVAAGHRVIGRKIGLTSRAMQQQLGVDSPDFGFFTDQMVFTDGDAIDVSRFIAPKVEPELGFQLASSLRADADFKAVAEAIEGIYLAVEIIDSRVRDWDIRLVDTVADNASCGAVILGTEPVPINIDELLSVSATMSIAGQVVGSGHAAAVMDHPLHPLVWLVHTLAEQGVALQKGDVILTGSFCGAAPVTSGETLVVDYGPFGTLTAHFQ, from the coding sequence ATGAACCGCTCACTCGAAGAAGTTGCTGAGCAATTGTTGCAGGCCTATACCACCAAAAAGGCAGTTGATCCGCCTAGGAATCTTGTACCTGGGCTTGATCTAGCTGGTGCTTATAAGATTCAGCAGTATCAGGAACAGGCTTTGGTTGCCGCAGGCCACAGAGTTATTGGTAGAAAAATTGGATTGACCTCGCGAGCTATGCAGCAGCAACTTGGCGTTGATAGTCCAGATTTTGGATTTTTTACTGATCAGATGGTGTTCACCGATGGTGATGCGATAGACGTGTCTCGTTTTATTGCTCCGAAGGTTGAGCCTGAACTGGGATTTCAGTTGGCATCTTCACTGCGCGCAGATGCTGATTTTAAGGCGGTAGCTGAGGCGATTGAGGGAATATACCTGGCGGTGGAAATCATTGATTCGCGTGTACGCGATTGGGATATTCGCCTCGTGGATACCGTTGCTGATAATGCCTCGTGTGGTGCGGTAATTCTTGGTACAGAACCAGTGCCCATAAACATTGATGAGTTGTTGAGCGTCAGCGCAACTATGAGTATTGCAGGTCAAGTTGTTGGCAGCGGTCACGCTGCGGCTGTTATGGACCACCCATTACATCCATTGGTTTGGTTGGTGCACACCCTCGCCGAACAAGGTGTGGCCTTACAAAAAGGTGACGTGATTCTCACGGGTAGCTTTTGTGGCGCAGCCCCAGTCACATCTGGCGAGACTTTAGTTGTGGATTATGGCCCTTTCGGGACTTTAACTGCGCATTTTCAATAA